A single window of Pyxidicoccus xibeiensis DNA harbors:
- a CDS encoding adenylate/guanylate cyclase domain-containing protein gives MSTPSQPHPSPTDITLEEYKALRALQRAVDDLLEESLRERENLTQSFRRCFPSVLALTGARAIAITTRDEELVEQTWGEGDWAERYPGSLLEGPSGARSLDGDTLVTQALDVAGTRVGTLGLLFPGDHTAPAATARALRVLDLVAEQLDTVLCLVHTASEKHQLILQCNGHLANPVFEAGMDQAVLTLARRVRLPGFLLMYRDAVQPQVLHYRTYRNGHLEFESGEQPSPALEKAIRQHGPRLLAGEESVLRGLFVGRTTEAVLISGSASSEPLGKIVLWSDEGFSAYAMDLIRVLASTLSQRLLDYNRERIHLSQFFPNAVIDALLQDPDYAQHLRAQDQEVGILFADINGFTRICEHGFDSPRNIGRFVDEWSERAVACIWEHGGVFDKMVGDCVIGLFGPPFFKGSRLERAQAAVRAACDIQAFTASLGAREEVAALCQRVKLPGLGVAVGVNLANANCGLFGPNRQYTAFSSGMNQTARLQSLAGFRETLVMESVRDVLGGSREPFFQGLRFGPLTETPVKNVAQPLRHYQLTPLKP, from the coding sequence ATGTCGACTCCGTCGCAGCCGCACCCGTCGCCCACGGACATCACCCTGGAGGAGTACAAGGCGCTGCGCGCCCTCCAGCGCGCCGTGGACGACCTCCTGGAGGAGAGCCTCCGGGAGCGAGAGAACCTCACCCAGTCCTTCCGCCGCTGCTTCCCGTCCGTGCTCGCGCTCACCGGGGCCCGCGCCATCGCCATCACCACCCGCGACGAGGAGCTGGTCGAGCAGACCTGGGGCGAGGGCGACTGGGCAGAGCGCTACCCGGGCTCGCTGCTGGAGGGGCCCTCCGGCGCGCGGAGCCTGGACGGCGACACGCTCGTCACCCAGGCGCTGGACGTGGCCGGCACCCGCGTGGGCACCCTGGGGCTGCTCTTCCCGGGAGACCACACCGCGCCCGCCGCCACCGCGCGCGCCCTGCGCGTGCTGGACCTCGTCGCCGAGCAGCTCGACACGGTGCTGTGCCTCGTGCACACCGCGTCGGAGAAGCACCAGCTCATCCTCCAGTGCAACGGCCACCTGGCCAACCCCGTCTTCGAGGCGGGCATGGACCAGGCCGTGCTGACGCTGGCGCGGCGCGTGCGGCTGCCCGGCTTCCTCCTGATGTACCGCGACGCGGTGCAGCCCCAGGTGCTGCACTACCGCACCTACCGCAACGGGCACCTGGAGTTCGAGAGCGGCGAGCAGCCCAGCCCCGCGCTGGAGAAGGCCATCCGCCAGCACGGCCCCCGGCTGCTCGCGGGCGAGGAGTCCGTGCTGCGCGGCCTGTTCGTCGGCCGCACCACCGAGGCGGTGCTCATCTCCGGCTCGGCCAGCAGCGAGCCACTGGGAAAAATCGTCCTGTGGAGCGACGAGGGCTTCTCCGCCTACGCCATGGACCTCATCCGCGTGCTGGCGTCCACGCTGAGCCAGCGCCTGCTGGACTACAACCGCGAGCGCATCCACCTGTCGCAGTTCTTCCCCAACGCCGTCATCGACGCGCTGCTGCAGGACCCGGACTACGCGCAGCACCTGCGCGCGCAGGACCAGGAGGTGGGCATCCTCTTCGCGGACATCAACGGCTTCACCCGCATCTGCGAGCACGGCTTCGACAGCCCGCGCAACATCGGCCGCTTCGTGGACGAGTGGAGCGAGCGCGCCGTGGCCTGCATCTGGGAGCACGGCGGCGTCTTCGACAAGATGGTGGGCGACTGCGTCATCGGCCTCTTCGGCCCGCCCTTCTTCAAGGGCTCGCGGCTGGAGCGCGCGCAGGCGGCGGTGCGCGCCGCGTGTGACATCCAGGCCTTCACCGCGTCGCTCGGCGCGCGCGAGGAGGTGGCCGCGCTGTGCCAGCGGGTGAAGCTGCCCGGGCTGGGCGTGGCCGTCGGCGTCAACCTGGCCAACGCCAACTGCGGCCTCTTCGGGCCCAACCGCCAGTACACCGCCTTCTCCAGCGGGATGAACCAGACGGCGCGCCTGCAGTCGCTGGCGGGCTTCCGGGAGACCTTGGTGATGGAGAGCGTGCGCGACGTGCTCGGCGGCTCACGCGAGCCCTTCTTCCAGGGCCTGCGCTTCGGACCGCTGACGGAGACGCCGGTGAAGAACGTGGCGCAGCCGCTGCGCCACTACCAGCTCACGCCGCTCAAGCCGTGA
- a CDS encoding metallophosphoesterase family protein, whose translation MRFVHCSDVHITEDYFALPLRRLGWRRWVALAELTVGGRAKRYARAPQALSAIVRDAQAHRADHFILSGDLTAYALEGEFSGARQALGPLADDPRRCTVIPGNHDVFTPGSHRTGRFARHFGHLLESDLPEHRREGSFPFVRLLGDEAAVVGLLSARVPATPGLSFGTIGPAQLEGLAAVLADSRLDGRAVLVVVHHAPLTSKGRADRWHHGLRDAEALLRLLPGPRFAVLHGHIHKRYHHPATADRPHIFGAGSSTEAGHEGYWLIEVAGGRVLGGQPHTPSL comes from the coding sequence ATGCGCTTCGTCCACTGCTCCGACGTCCACATCACCGAGGACTACTTCGCGCTCCCCCTGCGCCGGCTCGGCTGGCGGCGCTGGGTGGCCCTGGCCGAGCTCACCGTGGGAGGGCGCGCGAAGCGCTACGCCCGGGCCCCCCAGGCGCTCTCCGCCATCGTCCGCGACGCCCAGGCCCACCGGGCCGACCACTTCATCCTCTCCGGCGACCTCACCGCCTACGCCCTCGAGGGTGAGTTCTCCGGCGCCCGTCAGGCCCTGGGCCCGCTGGCGGATGACCCGCGCCGCTGCACCGTCATCCCCGGCAACCACGACGTCTTCACCCCGGGCAGCCACCGCACCGGCCGCTTCGCGCGCCACTTCGGCCACCTGCTGGAGAGCGACCTGCCCGAGCACCGTCGCGAGGGCTCCTTCCCCTTCGTCCGCCTGCTGGGCGACGAGGCCGCCGTGGTGGGCCTGCTGTCCGCCCGGGTGCCCGCCACGCCGGGCCTGTCCTTCGGGACCATTGGCCCGGCCCAGCTCGAAGGGCTGGCGGCCGTGCTGGCGGACTCCCGGCTGGATGGGCGGGCGGTGCTCGTCGTGGTGCACCACGCGCCCCTCACGTCCAAGGGCCGCGCGGACCGCTGGCACCACGGGCTGCGCGACGCCGAGGCCCTGCTGCGCCTGCTGCCCGGCCCCCGCTTCGCCGTGCTGCACGGCCACATCCACAAGCGCTACCACCACCCCGCCACCGCCGACCGGCCCCACATCTTCGGCGCCGGCTCCTCCACCGAGGCCGGCCACGAGGGCTACTGGCTCATCGAGGTGGCCGGGGGACGCGTCCTGGGAGGCCAGCCCCACACGCCCTCCCTGTGA